In a single window of the Bacillus clarus genome:
- a CDS encoding DUF1657 domain-containing protein: MTVITKLKQTVSGLKSAQASLEGFALDTDNQQAKQLFQTAAQQTQTIIDSLNPRVEEVQQEEPQYSQQ; the protein is encoded by the coding sequence ATGACTGTAATTACAAAACTAAAGCAAACTGTTTCTGGATTAAAAAGTGCACAAGCTAGCTTAGAGGGATTCGCTCTTGATACAGATAACCAACAAGCTAAGCAACTTTTCCAAACAGCTGCGCAGCAAACACAAACAATTATCGACTCTTTAAACCCACGTGTTGAAGAAGTCCAACAAGAAGAACCACAATATTCACAACAATAA